cgtgcgtattttattttcttcctgtatgcgatttacagccctcgatcacacaagacattatctcaaagggaacttcaaaccattacaaataaaaactcagcacgttttccaacaatctttcaggaatagcaacaatataattaaaataaaccaagatgaccgctgaaacatcccgaaatatttcaactaaaataatatgacTATGTctagttgttacagttgacacctacctgtgaaataacgaacatatattttatttggctggattatattatagaaccacataggaccatttgacattttcctcagttcatcttatgacaatactgaaaaaaacgaaagaacttgcggattgttgtctcactcactcatagacaaaaagtaataacgtgttgtgaatacgatatcttttaccaagcttttatttttgcccggcttctttgctttagtcattattctgaggcatGAATACTTTGAGTGTTGCCCTACTTtagtttgctttacattgctactgacaagatttgcttgaccaactatatttagcgatgtgacagacagacggacggacggacgcacggacggacagagtcgcaccataagggttccttttgtaccttttcggtacagaaccctaaaagcggcaaacataaaaatattaggCGTGAAGGGTAATCATCCcataaaaattttgaatttcgtgcctatttctactgacaaagtttcTACTGACCGGCATcgccataatatttttttttgccattcgagcgatagagacaaaatttcgattttgccCTGTTGTAGCCGAagcactaataaataaaaaaagaaacttttaaTGACGTTATAGTGATCGTTCAAAACGTAAGATATATGTGCATAATAGACcgttattgtaaaattaatagatagtaattatattgtttttcctttaattttcaACAATAACCAACATCAAAATTGTGAATGTAAAATTTATGTCAAACATCTGAATCGACCTACCGAATCGTGTTTCAAAACGTCTCACGGACGTCGGACGGACGTATACTAATTTCTTGACGATACGACAACTACACATCTCGATTTGATTTGgtctatattttaaataaaaaacagtgGATCGATACTTgatttcatgtttttaaaaacaatttgaaGCTGCATTAAAATCTTATAATGGCTGGGTCAGCATTGCGACGGCTTATGGCCGAATATAAACGTAAGTGGAATATTTACGTTGAGCTAGTGCTTAcgtattatgtttttgttatatatAATTCTTCATCAAGTAATAAATCTTTTTTATGTATTAGTAGGTAACAAGTAGAATTCTCTTATCTGATCTAATTTTaacgaagttttttttttgtatacagtGCAAATgcctaaaatgttttttttttggctaatCGTAGGTTAGAATTAGGTGTTTCGGATTACTGATTGTAGAATGACATAATTACATCTAACTTCCAGAGCTTACAGTTAATCCACCAGAGGGAATCATTGCCGGGCCGATCAACGAAGAAAATTTCTTCGAATGGGAAGCTCTAATCacgtaagtaatttatttaatcggTACTTACTTCTAGTCCATTCTATTACCTCTTAGATAACAAAAAGTGCTATTTTTGATATCGTATGATATCTCACTTGCTCTAATATAGTggcacagtctataaaacaacacAGTCATTCAtcgaagccgtctagacagggcaatcgtgcgAGGGGctcgcgcacccgagctgcatacatcgccCTCGGTACTTCTTACAGGGcaagcgtgtcatatttagtgTCACATATTATTTTGAGCAGGTGTGTAAAAGTCTGTGACAACCCTACTGTGTTATTGCGCGGTGTCGGCATTAACGCAAACATCAAAGGCGTCGGTCCagttactttttacactgtgatAGTGGGTTACACAAAcaaaaagtaggtatattataagcTTTAGAGTTTTAATGCTCTTCATTTATTGTTTGACAAAACaattattgatatttaattattatgattGACTAACTTTAACTCATTTAGTGTggtagttttatatttattgcctGGAGCATTACACCAAATTATTACTGATTACCCTTTATAACCCAATATACCTCTAATATAATACTACATAATCTCACACAGAGACACACTTTTTAAGAACAGCTATTAGGCATTTTCAGAAGTATTAACTAAAACAGCTTTTGTAAGTGACACTATGTATATTTGTGTCACTAAACTACAGATTTTTGTGATTACAGTGGGCCAGAAGGGACATGTTTTGAAGGTGGCATATTCCCGGCAAAGTTAGTATTCCCTCCAGACTACCCGCTGAGCCCTCCCAAGATGCAGTTCACTTGCGAAATGTTTCATCCAAACAGTAAGTGCCAAATTCATGCATTAAACATATATGCCTAATACCTTATATTAATATGTATCTCTAGAACTAGTTTTTAGTCTAAACTCCTTGTGGTTACAGGCTGTCTCTCCTACTAATTTTAATCAGTAGAAGCAAGTTTTATCCAGCGGGTCAAACAACCTAACTATCATATATGAGTTAATCTAAATTATTATACTTTTGTTTTAGTAAGATTGTGAAGTAAACTAAATCAGCTTAAATTATAACACTTATAACTGGTAAATGTGTTTACTCCCAATGGCAATTATATTGCCAAATTACTAAAACGAAACTGCAGTTGGTATaaaaacatgaataaattaaaattttacacaggTAAACAAAGTATAGATAGAGGTAGGAATTCTAAATTTTAAGAGTTGCTAAGATGTTCATGTCTGGACATAACACGTTGTTGTCTATGTGGCCGCTTCCAGTGTAATACTCGGACATGGTTTTACCTTCCCTCTATGAAATGGGTAATGTTTTTGGCTTAggtaaatatgtttatttacctaagccaaaaacataacatttataAAAGGATTGTGTTTTTACTATGGTGAATGGTTGAATTTGATAAAACATCTGTCACATTCTGGAAATAGTATACAAATAGAGATTCTTATATGGTCAAAAGCAGATTGATTTGGTACCAGTCAATACCTATTGGTTGGTAGTCAATGTATAGTGGTTTATAGTGacaatgattaaattaaattaaattaaataattatttatttcagaaatttaatttccataatatattagtaacttattctattaactcttaacctatgttagtgacaatatctatgtatgtgTAATCTAATTTTGATTGTCACTATATGTTGCTGAGAGCATCATATCTTATTAGTTGTATGATAGTCAATGTTATGTTCCCACGTTACAGTATATGCTGATGGGCGTGTCTGCATATCCATTCTCCATGCGCCCGGAGATGATCCCATGGGGTATGAGAGCAGCGCTGAGAGGTGGTCGCCAGTTCAAAGTGTTGAAAAAATACTGTTGTCAGTAGTCAGTATGCTAGCCGGTAAGTTGAACTGGATTCTATGTTGAAATTACCTACAAGTTTAATGAAAACACGGGTTATCCTCACTAGtgaccaccaagttgttaccagtggtaccATCTGAGATTTAATTTCTCACCTTTTACCACTGAGAACAACTGAGAAAAAAAagcccactagttaccaccaaagcaagaaattttatttaggtaaatatattgagcctagAATTGTTGccagacatcctttaaaatttcgagttcactttatgcaacgatttaaaaaacccttatgtactagttcatacaaaataaagcgattttgtactggaaaacgatttatggattttttacgcttgccatttggtaaataggcaatgtacacgaatattcttgacatcattttgaagctcgatatgtctgttaaattaaaaaagtaaactgcacaaaacaCTGTTACCCGaatgcgacttagcggtataattctgaaagacgaatttcgtgcctttttctactgacaaagttgtttgataTACTATAATAAGTTTATTATTGATACAATTTCTTGCTGCCAAACTACCAATTACAAATATTagactttaatattaaattaatgtaaCTGTTGTTGATGTTTTTAATTTCTAGTTTTGCCATTCACATAAAAACAATCTCGTCTAAAGTTGAATGTGACAAAACATGCGGCGAGAAACCCGGTGACCCGGCACGCGGGCGTCGGGGCGCTCCCGCGTGCCCACTGCCCAGTCCGtgttgtaaaatctactcgacaaatttaaaaaggctccgtttccatgcatattattattaacctTCTTAACttagtcggataatataataaaaaaagcacgagtgttatactGAAAAatcacgcgtgtttaatatctaggattatgagctaaaaatcggtggaataaaaacgtcgttttgagcaagtgtgtttaaaagattttttaGATAATCGCCATGCTATAATTTCCAGAACCTAACGACGAGAGTGGAGCAAATGTTGACGCAGCAAAAATGTGGAGGGAGGACCGAGAACAATTTAACAAGATTGCTGAAAGATTAGTCAAAAACACGCTAGGAATACCAACACAATAAAACTCATGTGCTAAAGTTACTGACTGAGCTTTAATACATTTGGTGGCTTGTAAACTAgtgtgaaaatatattttctgcATAATCTTTCTACACAtggagaaaataaaatatatataggtacttactcaaAGTTATCTAAAGTATggcaaacaattaaaatattttacttctTGTATGTAGTATGTAGTTGTAGTTAGGGATGTTTACAGTATATAAATGTGTAATGTTGACACAACACTTGAGATAAAGATTTGTGTTAATATCAATGTAATTAAATGAATGATGAACGATATTATATTTGCACAAAGCTTAAACTTACTGcagaataattttattgtgtgataactactataatatatatatggacatgtaattatgatttttataaaattgatttatttttgtaatgtagACTGTAGTGCCAAGCACAGAGCGAATTTTATGACTTATTcatgttacatatatgtatagactATAGATATTTGATTTACAACTTGCAATGACGTAAACATTTCGCCAACTGCAAAATTATCATTGTGGACGTAGTACGCAGTGTGATACAAACTAGTTAATGATGGATTGGGATTGGTTATAACATTTAGGTGTCGGCCAATGAATCAGGGGCTTGTAGGGCATCGTCAAAAGCATCGTCAATGAACGATGTCAGTTAGTAAATATGTGGTGATAAATATTGGTAAATTAGcgaagaaatatatttttgacgTGACAGCATAGCGAATTAATATTTGcagtgtttttgtaaatatgtaataatcaTGTACCTTTTAAAATGTCTATCTGTCTAAatgtaaaagtacctacatatatcaaCTGAAAGAAATCAATAGACCTAACGTATGATATTACCAAAGtgaaataagtaagcttagtGTGCTCACTCCATGCATTAGTttccttaattaataattaataataagttgaGTGGGAGGTATGggaaaatgtattattaaactCGCTTAAAACTTACATAATACTTATTAAGCTTAAATTGTATTCCTAATAAATTTTCGCAAATCTCGTTTAAAACTTATCATAAATGAGTTTATATCTATGTATAGACTGAGCACTCTAAGCATACTTATTGCTCTCTGGACATTACGTAAAATTAATAAACGAAATTTATGGTATAGGCCAATCAAAAACAGCGTTTtaaggaattaattcccagcaagctggaaatcgttttaaccttcatttggtcctaaatgtgTGTAATCCGAGATTGCGCAATCCCAGAAGGTGTGAGCCTTGTTGTGAGCCAAATTTGGGAGCCTTAGGACAATATTTTTCCCTTGGTTTGCCAAACCACTCGATGTATATGAaacccaccatcaattacaATGGCACTGCCGGCAAGCTTTATTGGTGTCTCAGACGGGAACACCCaataattccgaaatatgtttttcccaatttcataagcacgattttcataatcccgattttttattagtccgaaatatcaaaattacgatttttaaattcACTAATGtgttatttccgaaaatttaaaatccgattgtcattttaccgaaagcttaaagttccgatttaacacttttccgaaaaaatgtttttccaaattcttaaattccgaaaaaccattgtccgatcggaaataagataattcggaattcagaaattcggtcttttgtaaggtcggaaatatgaaattcttgatattcaaatgaagacacgtttcgtttgagaaattcggtcttttgtaaggtcggaaaaatgaaattcgtgatattcaaatgaagactcacgttttagttattattacgggtgcctgtcgtgcctcatcacgttaaattcggcataaaatatttttggcataaataaattcggatTCGGCGATTCGacctccaagaaaacgaactgttgccagataagtgtgttaggttaggttataactgcCATAGTCGTGCATTAGGGAGGCGCTGAAACACCATAAAGTGCCTCCCTATTTGTGTCAAATAGTCGGGGCCTACCTTTCGGAGCGGTATGTGGAGTATCCGGTCCGGGGCGGCGGGCTGACAAGGTGGGAGACATTgtgcggtgttccacagggctcGGTCTTAGGgccgctcctgtggaacattGGATACGACTGGGTGCTGCGGGGGGAGCTCCTCCCTGGGTCAAGTGTGACTTGCTACGCAGACGACACGCTAGTCACCTCCCGGGGGACCTCGTACCGGGAAGCAGCACGCCTCGCCACCGTGACGGTAGCACAGGTGGTGAGACGCATAACGATGCTGGGTCTGGAGGTGGCGCTGCACAAGTCCGAGGCGCTCTGCTTCCACGCTGCCCGGAAGGCCCCACCTGCAGGATCCAGCATCGTCGTTGGTGGCACTCGAATCGAGGTAGAGTCCAACATGAAATATCTGGGACTTGTCCTCGACTCCCGCTGGAGCTTCCGCAAGCACTTTGCCCGCCTGACCCCCCGACTAATGGCAGCATCGGCCGCACTGAAGAGGCTGATGCCCAACATCGGGGGGCCGGAGGTTGCGAGCCGCCGTCTGTACATGGGGGTGGTGCGATCGATGGCCCTGTACGGGGCGCCGATCTGGGCGGTGACTGGTGGCCCGAAATGTCGCCCTGCTGAGGAAGGCTCAGAGGGCGAAGGCCATCAGCGTCGTACGCGGGTACCGCACCACCTCATATGATGCGGCGTGCCTATCAGCGGGAACGCCTCCTTGGGATCTGGAGGCGGAGGCCCAAGCGGCCCTGTACGAGTGGCGCAGGGACCTCCGGCTCCAGGAGTACCATCCTGCGCCCAGGGAAGTAGAGGCGCAGAGGCTCCTCGTCCGGCAGTCCATCGTCCTCCAATGGGAGGAAGAACTAGCTGGGCGCGAGGGAGGACACAGGACTGTCGAGGCGGTCCGGCCGGTCCTACAAGACTGGCTGGAGAGAGAGCGGGGCTCGCTAACCTTCCGGTTGGTGCAGGTACTCACGGGTCATGGCTGCTTCGGGAGCTACCTGCACCGGTTCGCAAGACGGGAGGTGACGGCCGAGTGTCACCAGTGCAGCTGCGGCGAGAACACGGCGCAGCATACCCTGGAGGAATGCCCAGCCTGGGCGGGGCAGCGCCGTGACCTCATGGCAGTGGTGGGGGACGACCTCTCCTTGCCGGCCGTAGTTAAGGCTATGGTCGCCGACGAGAGGTCGTGGAAAGCGGTcctctccttctgcgaggatgtaatgtcgcagaaggaggcagcggagagGGAACGGGAGGCCGACCCAGCCTCGCACCCGATCCGCCGCAAGCGCGCAGGGGCTCGGAGGAGGGCGTA
The Cydia strobilella chromosome Z, ilCydStro3.1, whole genome shotgun sequence genome window above contains:
- the LOC134753906 gene encoding ubiquitin-conjugating enzyme E2 G2; amino-acid sequence: MAGSALRRLMAEYKQLTVNPPEGIIAGPINEENFFEWEALITGPEGTCFEGGIFPAKLVFPPDYPLSPPKMQFTCEMFHPNIYADGRVCISILHAPGDDPMGYESSAERWSPVQSVEKILLSVVSMLAEPNDESGANVDAAKMWREDREQFNKIAERLVKNTLGIPTQ